The genomic stretch AGCATTCCAGCACCTCGTCCCATTTCGAGATCGCCTTGGCAAAGCGATTCAGGTCCTCCTCCTTCTGCCGCGCCAGCTTGATCGAGATGAAGACGCTGACATGCAGGCCGAGCGATTTCTGGTCGACGGTTGCGATATAGCGCGTGATCACGCCGCGCTGCTCCAGCAGTTTCACCCGGCGATGGCACGGCGATACCGACAGGCCGACCTTGTCGGCCAGTTCCTGCATGGTCATGCGGCTGTCGGATTGCAGCAGGCTGAGGATTTTTCGGTCGATGGCATCGAGGGCAGGCATTGGGACAAACTCGGGCTTTTGGGAGTGGGAGTGGTAATTTATCCCAATATTTGGGGGTATGTCGCGAGGATTT from Bradyrhizobium sp. Ash2021 encodes the following:
- a CDS encoding Lrp/AsnC family transcriptional regulator, with product MPALDAIDRKILSLLQSDSRMTMQELADKVGLSVSPCHRRVKLLEQRGVITRYIATVDQKSLGLHVSVFISIKLARQKEEDLNRFAKAISKWDEVLECYLMTGNRDYLLRVVAADLSSYEAFLKNKLTRLDGIASIESSFALSQVKYSIALPV